A region of Theileria annulata chromosome 2, complete sequence, *** SEQUENCING IN PROGRESS *** DNA encodes the following proteins:
- a CDS encoding uncharacterized protein (all_bases.cand.1459 - fork-head domain protein), with the protein METHSEVFKKLGTHVTCALQEVGAQLKFHAKHATNELVSNLDNFKTPFCGKLTNEMNCSLFQEPNSNTLRQTQVKTSGNYKFGFEINLVPQDLGVLSVSVSGADVSSFNFTWRRVLYSYECQLDHVSGPTYKLTADDVGTTIAVKCNLKGSDEEAEAEIGPIDIDVRSKRLIQEALINNTSRHQLYLVEVNSEKVQTGSDYRHFILYLLSEEVVLKPEDNLAFNFRTKCRFGTDYPRVTLDLEDELKFYLEFDQSLKYTLRVYNKNQRDSVVLMIRVFHSRVLLNNCFENNQTELTRDGRLDLIVNKKTFSLNSVIQRQAMDLSNLILENSRLERELERSKQEKSFLELEMKNTIQVFQEQIAKESVNSVPESTRLRVHEETSRHPGTNKFLSRQTTSASGYSDVEPSNNENQGLYMELFSRNASLNEKLSLLTKENSTEKNRLEKQCKCVLKDYEKMTSENEQLLSKMGELRSKIKNSEEDSSSVDNEADQHENKDSTDNSYDWKLLETELPISIHKKGNDFKSNLVYKPPGWSCISPDPKILEFSIQIISNGVILETVKLGSKSHYILGSLDDCDFVYKNPQVSRKHFVLHYTRSNSLVIYDLNSTTGTTVNHKQLLPEKYYLLSLGDQIRIGKPGLSTRSYIITGHSIFSEVEDVLQEKLESMRKKKKSDVDKVKIMKKIEKELEKELKITKVEESYYDTSLFLDEYDEYLDENPERHKRKQTVMKKSDILLAILKLQKSEIQILNNWYTVLKDATPDNYQLSKESASKIDFELEKVKKKQLKEDKLNFQRDLDRIRGELDHNFKLLRVASY; encoded by the exons ATGGAAACACACAGTGAAGTTTTCAAAAAATTAGGTACACATGTGACATGTGCATTGCAAGAAGTTGGAGCCCAGCTCAAATTTCACGCAAAACATGCAACAAATGAACTCGTGTCAAATctagataattttaaaacacCCTTTTGTGGCAAATTAACCAATGAAATGAACTGCTCGCTGTTTCAAGAGCCCAACTCTAACACATTAAGACAAACTCAAGTAAAAACGTCCGGAAACTATAAATTTGGGTTcgaaataaatttagttcCACAAGATCTAGGTGTTTTATCCGTTTCAGTATCAGGTGCTGACGTTTCTTCATTCAATTTCACATGGAGACGCGTTCTATACTCCTACGAGTGTCAATTGGACCACGTTTCTGGTCCAACATACAAGCTCACAGCAGATGATGTGGGCACAACAATCGCCGTAAAGTGTAATTTGAAGGGTTCCGATGAGGAAGCTGAAGCTGAGATAGGGCCAATAGACATTGACGTGAGATCTAAGCGCTTAATACAGGAGGCTCTTATAAACAACACTTCAAGACATCAGCTTTATCTGGTTGAAGTTAATTCTGAAAAGGTACAAACAGGTTCAGACTACAGAcattttatactatattTGCTCTCAGAGGAAGTGGTACTTAAACCAGAGGATAACTTGgcatttaattttagaacCAAATGCAGATTTGGAACAGATTACCCAAGGGTGACCTTAGACCTTGAAGATGAACTTAAGTTTTACCTTGAATTTGATCAAAGTTTGAAATACACACTGAGGGTATACAACAAGAATCAAAGAGATTCTGTGGTCTTGATGATTAGGGTATTTCACAGCAGAGTGCTCCTAAACAACTGCTTTGAAAACAATCAAACTGAGTTAACTAGGGACGGAAGGCTGGATCTAATAGTAAATAAGAAAACCTTTAGCCTAAATTCGGTGATTCAGAGGCAGGCTATGGATTTGTCGAATTTAATTTTGGAAAACTCAAGACTTGAGCGTGAACTCGAAAGGTCGAAGCAAGAAAAAAGCTTTCTGGAGCTTGAAATGAAGAACACAATTCAGGTATTTCAGGAGCAAATCGCAAAAGAATCAGTTAACTCGGTTCCAGAATCCACTAGATTGAGGGTGCACGAAGAAACTTCTCGGCATCCCGGAACTAATAAATTCCTTTCAAGACAAACCACTTCTGCTTCTGGATACTCTGATGTTGAGCCAagtaataatgaaaatcaAGGATTATATATGGAGCTGTTTAGCAGGAACGCATCGTTAAACGAAAAACTAAGCTTACTAACAAAGGAAAATTCAA CTGAAAAGAATAGGCTTGAAAAACAATGTAAATGTGTATTGAAAGATTATGAAAAGATGACCTCAGAAAATGAACAATTGCTATCTAAGATGGGGGAGCTCAGATCgaaaattaaaaa TTCCGAAGAAGATTCTAGTTCTGTTGATAATGAAGCTGATCAACATGAGAACAAGGACTCAACTGATAACTCTTATGATTGGAAACTTCTTGAAACTGAATTACCAATAAGTATTCATAAGAAAGGGAATGATTTTAAGTCAAATTTGGTCTACAAACCTCCTGGTTGGTCATGCATCTCACCAGACCCTAAGATTCTTGAGTTTTctattcaaataatttcaaacGGAGTTATTTTAGAAACAGTTAAACTAGGTTCGAAGTCTCACTATATTCTTGGATCATTGGATGACTGTGATTTCGTTTATAAAAATCCCCAGGTGTCAAGGAAGCACTTTGTACTTCACTACACAAGGAGTAATAGCCTCGTAATCTACGATCTAAACTCAACAACTGGAACTACAGTAAACCATAAGCAACTTTTGCCAGAGAAATACTATCTACTATCCCTAGGGGATCAGATTAGAATAGGGAAACCTGGTCTAAGCACCAGATCATACATCATTACTGGCCACTCGATATTCTCAGAAGTCGAAGATGTTCTCCaagaaaaattagaatcaatgagaaaaaagaaaaagaGCGACGTTGACAAGGTAAAGATAATGAAAAAGATAGAAAAAGAACTAGAAAAGGAGCTGAAAATAACAAAGGTCGAGGAGTCGTACTACGACACGAGCCTATTTTTGGATGAATACGACGAGTATTTGGACGAAAATCCAGAAAGGCACAAAAGGAAACAGACTGTAATGAAAAAATCTGACATTTTGTTAGCAATTTTAAAGCTACAAAAGAGtgaaatacaaattttgaataattGGTACACAGTTCTCAAAGACGCAACTCCCGACAACTATCAATTATCTAAAGAGTCGGCCTCTAAAATAGATTTTGAACTTGAGAAGGTTAAAAAGAAACAATTAAAAGAGGATAAGCTAAATTTTCAAAGGGATTTGGATAGAATCAGAGGTGAATTAGATCACAATTTCAAATTGTTGCGTGTCGCATCATACTGA
- a CDS encoding tubulin beta chain, putative (chr2.C.cand.269 - beta tubulin) — protein sequence MREIVHIQAGQCGNQIGAKFWEVISDEHGIDSTGIYHGDSDLQLERIDVFYNEATGGRYVPRAVLVDLEPGTMDSVRSGTYGELFRPDNFIFGQSGAGNNWAKGHYTEGAELVDSVLDVVRKEAENCECLQGFQVTHSLGGGTGSGMGTLLISKIREEFPDRIMETFSVFPSPKVSDTVVEPYNATLSVHQLVENSDEVQVIDNEALYDICFRTLKLTTPTYGDLNHLVSAAMSGVTCSLRFPGQLNSDLRKLAVNLIPFPRLHFFMIGFAPLTSRGSQQYRALTVAELTQQMFDAKNMMCASDPRRGRYLTACAMFRGRMSTKEVDEQMSNVQNKNSSYFVEWIPHNTKSSVCDIPPKGLKMSVTFVGNSTAIQDMFKRVSEQFTAMFRRKAFLHWYTGEGMDEMEFTEAESNMNDLVSEYQQYQEATINDDEDLDYE from the exons ATGAGAGAGATCGTACACATTCAGGCTGGCCAATGTGGTAACCAAATCGGTGCCAAATTTTGGGAAGTCATATCTGACGAACATGGCATAGACTCA ACCGGTATATACCATGGAGACTCAGACCTTCAGTTGGAGCGCATCGACGTCTTCTACAACGAAGCCACAGGAGGAAGATACGTACCAAGAGCAGTTTTGGTAGATTTGGAGCCCGGTACTATGGACTCAGTAAGATCAGGCACCTACGGAGAGCTTTTTAGACCAGATAACTTCATCTTCGGACAATCAGGAGCAGGAAACAACTGGGCTAAAGGCCATTATACAGAGGGAGCTGAGCTTGTAGACTCAGTCTTAGATGTCGTTAGAAAGGAAGCAGAGAACTGTGAATGCTTACAAGGATTCCAAGTAACACACTCACTTGGAGGAGGTACAGGATCAGGTATGGGAACATTGCTGATCAGCAAGATCAGAGAAGAATTCCCAGACAGAATCATGGAAACCTTCTCAGTATTCCCAAGTCCAAAGGTCAGTGACACTGTCGTCGAGCCATACAACGCAACACTCTCAGTTCACCAGCTCGTCGAGAACAGTGATGAAGTCCAAGTCATAGATAACGAGGCTTTGTATGACATTTGCTTCAGAACACTGAAGCTCACAACCCCAACCTACGGAGACTTAAACCATCTGGTTTCAGCAGCAATGAGCGGTGTAACCTGCTCACTCAGGTTCCCAGGACAACTCAACTCTGATTTACGTAAATTGGCTGTTAACTTGATCCCATTCCCAAGGCTCCACTTCTTTATGATCGGTTTCGCACCACTCACCAGCAGAGGAAGCCAACAATACAGAGCTCTTACAGTGGCAGAGCTCACCCAGCAAATGTTCGACGCCAAGAACATGATGTGCGCCAGTGACCCAAGAAGAGGACGCTACTTGACGGCATGTGCAATGTTCAGAGGAAGAATGAGCACAAAGGAAGTTGACGAGCAGATGAGCAATGTTCAAAATAAGAACAGCAGCTACTTCGTCGAGTGGATCCCACACAACACCAAGTCCAGTGTTTGTGACATTCCACCAAAGGGACTTAAGATGTCCGTTACCTTCGTAGGTAACTCGACAGCGATCCAAGATATGTTCAAGAGGGTTTCTGAGCAGTTTACAGCTATGTTCAGGAGAAAGGCTTTCTTGCATTGGTATACTGGTGAGGGTATGGACGAGATGGAATTTACAGAGGCAGAATCTAACATGAACGACCTGGTTTCAGAGTACCAACAGTACCAAGAAGCCACAATCAACGACGATGAAGATCTTGACTACGAATga
- a CDS encoding cell differentiation protein (RCD1 homologue), putative (all_bases.C.cand.356 - cell differentiation protein) has translation MTIGNFSYMPESSESLNSLRTDSQMLNHQMSIVSTSRPVVSQLQQNNEKILPQLLHQLILDLSIPEKREYALIELSKQRENYPDLAILLWHSFGTVATLLYEIVSVYHYLYPLTISMADSTKASNSLSLLQCIASHPQTRQHFLSAHIPLFLYPFLNTASKSRRIEYLKLTCLGVIGALVKSDDEEVIVFLLETEIIPLCLRIMETGSDISKTVSIFIVQKILMDDRGLAYVCATAERFYAVTSVLNNMVMGLLESPSRRILKHIVRSYLRLSDNTRARDALRKCLPEPLRKIDPSFYPCLKEEPMLKKWLLQLICNTEPIDENHPM, from the exons atgaCCATTGGCAATTTCAGTTATATGCCTGAATCCAGTGAGTCTTTAAACTCCCTCCGTACGGATTCGCAAATGCTAAACCACCAAATGTCAATAGTATCAACCTCAAGGCCAGTGGTTTCACAACTCCAACAAAATAACGAAAAAATACTACCACAATTGTTGCACCAACTAATTCTAGATTTGTCAATACCAGAAAAAAGAGAGTATGCCCTGATAGAACTAAGCAAGCAGCGCGAAAACTACCCTGATTTGGCAATTCTACTTTGGCACTCATTTGGTACTGTAGCAACCCTTTTGTATGAAATTGTTTCTGTTTA CCATTATCTGTATCCTTTGACCATTTCAATGGCCGACTCGACCAAGGCGTCAAACTCGCTATCGCTTTTACAATGTATCGCATCACACCCACAAACGAGACAACATTTTCTAAGCG CTCACATACCTTTGTTTTTGTACCCATTTCTCAACACTGCCTCGAAGAGCAGAAGAATAGAGTACCTCAAGCTTACTTGCCTTGGGGTTATAGGAGCACTCGTGAAG AGTGATGACGAGGAGGTCATAGTTTTTTTACTTGAGACTGAAATAATCCCCCTATGTCTGAGGATAATGGAGACGGGCTCTGACATTTCAAAGACG gtGTCGATTTTCATAGTTCAGAAGATACTCATGGATGACCGAGGCCTCGCATACGTTTGCGCTACCGCAGAGCGTTTCTATGCAGTGACGTCCGTATTAAACAATATGGTCATGGGACTTCTGGAAAGCCCATCCAGAAGGATCCTGAAGCACATCGTAAGGTCATATTTGCGTCTATCGGATAACACGAGGGCGCGTGACGCGCTCCGTAAATGCTTACCGGAACCCTTGAGGAAAAT TGATCCGTCATTTTATCCCTGCTTGAAGGAGGAGCCGATGCTCAAGAAGTGGCTTCTGCAACTCATTTGTAACACGGAGCCAATTGACGAGAACCATCCAATGTaa